The nucleotide sequence CCGCCGCGCGATGGTCGACCCGCCGGAGGACACCCGGGCGTACTTCCGGGGACGCTGCCTGGCCCAGTACGCGTCCGAGGTGGTCGCCGCCAGCTGGGACTCGGTCATCTTCGACGTGGGGCGCGAGTCGCTCGTGCGGGTGCCGATGATGGAGCCCGAGCGGGGCACCCGCAAGCACGTCGGTGCCCTCTTCGACCGCTGCGCCAGCGCCAAGGACCTGCTCGAGGCGATCACCGGCGGGTGAACGCTGCGCCTTGCGCGAAACGTCGCGCGGGGCGGGGGTTTCCGTGGCGCGGGCAAGGTAGTTTTTCAGCAAGCGATGTTGAGGAGGACCCGATGGCTACCCGTGACAGTGGCGGTCAGTCGCAGTCCGGCAAGGCGCGCCGCGAGGAGGACGTCGACGCCGGCCCGGCCCCCGAGGCCAACCCGGAGGTCGCCGAGCGCCACGCCGAGATCACAGAGGACGTCGACGACCTGCTCGACGAGATCGACTCAGTCCTGGAAGAGAACGCAGAGGAATTCGTCCGCGGATACGTCCAAAAGGGCGGAGAGTAGTAGTTTCCTGGCCGAACGGTCACTCGCGCCGTCGCGCCCGTCGCGGCGGCGTCGAGTATGTTCTTGGCGATCACCTAACTGAAGGGAAGCACGTGCCAGCGGGTTACGAGCCATCCGGGCGCCATTCAGACTTCTTCAGCAACCCGGGGACGTCCTCCTTCACGCAGTTTCTCAGTCAGACCGCGCCGGAGCTGCTGCCCGGGCGCCGTCCCCTCCCGCCGGGGTACTCGGCGGACATGGCACCCCACGCCACCACCGTCGTCTCGATCGTGTGCGCCAACGGCGTGGTGATGGCCGGTGACCGCCGCGCGACCGCGGGCAACCTCATCGCCAGCCGCGACATCGAGAAGGTGCACCCCGCCGACCCGTACTCGCTGGTGGGCATGGCCGGCACCGCCGGCATCGGCATCGAGCTGATCAAGCTGTTCCAGGTGGAGCTCGAGCACTACGAGAAGATCGAGGGCGCGATGCTCTCGCTCGACGGGAAGGCCAACCGCCTCGCCACGCTCGTGCGCAACAACCTCGGCGCGGCCATGCAGGGCCTCGCGGTCGTGCCGATCTTCGCCGGCGTCGACCTCGCGGCCACCGACCCGGCCAAGGTGGGGCGCATCTTCAGCTTCGACGTGGCCGGCGGCCTCTACGAGGAGACCGGGTACGACGGGATCGGCTCCGGCTCGCTGTTCGCCAAGTCGGCGCTCAAGAAGCGGTACCGGCCCGGCCTGTCCGTCGAGGAGGCGGTCACGCTCGGCGTGGAGGCGCTCTACGACGCGGCCGACGACGACACCGCCACCGGCGGTCCCGACCTCACCCGCAAGATCTACCCGGTGGTCATGAGCGCGACCGTCGAGGGCACCCGCCGCCACACCGACGAGGAGGTCGGCGCGATAGCCGAGGCCGTCGTCGCCCGCCGCATGGAAAACATCGGCGGCTGATCCGCACCACTGGTCTCCGCCCGAATCTCGCCTGAAGGAGTGCCGCCGTCGTGGCCATGCAGTTCTACGCTTCGCCCGAGCAGATCATGCGCGACCGCTCGGAGCACGCCCGCAAGGGCATCTCCCGCGGTCGCAGCGCCGTCGTGCTCACGTACGAGGGCGGGGTGCTTTTCGTCGCGGAAAACCTCACCTCGCTGCGCAAGGTGAGCGAGATCTACGACCGCATCGGGTTCGCTGCCGTGGGGCGGTACAACGAGTTCGAAAACCTGCGCCGCGCCGGCGTGCGGATGGCCGACCTCAACGGGTACAGCTACGACCGCCGCGACGTGACCGGCCGCGCGATCGCCAACGCGTACGCGCACGCGCTCGGCGCCATCTTCACCGAGCAGGTGAAGGCGTACGAGGTGGAGATCTGCGTGGCCGAGGTGGGCGTCACGGCCGAGTCGGACGAGCTGTACCGGATCACGTACGACGGGTCGGTGCAGGACGAGCCCGGCGTGATGGCGATGGGCGGCCAGGCCGAGTCCATCTCCGGCGCGCTGAAGGAGTCCCACCGCGCCGACCTCTCGCTCGGCGCGGCGGTGCGGCTGGCCGTCAAGGCGCTGGGCAGCGTGGGCGGCGAGGGCGGGCAGCCGCGCACCCTCGGCGCCGACCAGCTCGAGGTGGCGGTGCTGGACCGGCGCCGCACGGGCCGCACGTTCCGGCGGGTGACCGGGGTGGCGCTGACGTCGCTGCTCACCGAGGAGGAGCCGCCGGCGCCCGCCACCGAGTCACCGTCCGAGCCGCCGCCCGCCCAGGAGAAGAAGGCGCCGCCGCAGTCGGCCGGCTCCGACGACCTGGAGATCCTCGACGACCTGGACGACACCGAGGGCGACGCCAAGCAGTAGCGCCGGCTCGCCTCACTTCAAGACCAGGATCCGGGCTACCGCGATGTCCGCAGTGGCCCGGACCGTTCCTCCCGGGCCTCACCGTCCGCGCGGGGGCAAGCTCCAACCTGATCCGGCCCTGCGGGCCGGGGCCATGCGTCACCGTCCGCGCTTGCCTCGCCTGTGTCGTGCCGGTCTGTGGGCTTGCGGTTGGTGACGAAGCGCTACAGCCAGCGGCGGATCAGGCGCCAGTAGCGGGTCATCAGCGCGTTCAGGAGGCCGACACCGGGCGGGTTGATCAGCGGGGTGTCGAAGCGGTCGGTCAGGACGCGCATCCACTCGCGGTCCGGGACCACGCGCTCGGCCTGCAGGGCGCGGCGGCGGGCGCGCAGGTGGGCGCGGTGGTGCCACAGCCAGCCGTAGCCGCGCAGTTTGTCCTTCAGCCAGCCCTCCTTGGCGGAGAGCAGGATCATCACCAGCTCCAGCGCGAGCAGCGGCGGCCCGAGCAGGGCCAGGGCGCGGCCGCCCCAGACGGTGGTGACGAACATCAGGCGGTTGCGCTCGATCAGGTAGAACTTGAAGCTGACCTTGCTGAACTCGTAGCCGTGCAGGGCGACCGCGTCCGGGACGTTTACCACCCGCTTGCCCAGGCGCCAGGTGCGCAGGGAGATCTCGGCGTCCTCGACGTACGCGAAGTAGTGCTCGTCGAAGCCGCCCAGGCGCTGCCAGTGCGCGCGGCGGGTGACCACGAAGGCGCCCATCGCGCCGGCGGTCTCGGTGGGCTCCGTGCGGGTCTCGCGCTCGCGGAAGCCGCCCACCCAGCTCACGCCGAGCACGTGGATCTCGTTGCCCCGGGAGTTGAGCAGCTCGGGCTCGTCGGCGAGGCGCACGGCGCCGGCGGCCACGCCGATGGTCTCGTCGGCCAGCACGTCGACCAGGCGGGCGAGCGCGTCGGGCTCGACGATGGCGTCGCCGTTGACCAGCGCCAGGAACTCGCCCGAGGCGGCCGCGGCGCCCGCGTTGCAGCCGGCGGAGAAGCCGACGTTTTCCCCGGAGCCGGCCAGGACGACGCCGGGCAGGCTCGCCAGGTAGGGCAGGTCGGGGTTGGTGCAGCCGTTGTCGACCAGGACGACCTCGACGTCGACCTTGACGGAGGCGAGCAGTGCCTCGACGCAGCGCCGCAACAGTGGCTCCGCGCGCCACGCCAGCACCACGGCACTCACCCGGGGCAGGTCAGGCACGGGGGCTCCCGAGGTAGGCGGACAGCATCGACTCCCAGTCTGGCATGGGTGTCATCCCGGCTTCGGCCCAACGATCATGACCGAGCACGCTGTACGACGGGCGGGGCGCTGGCCGCACGTACCGCTCGCTGGTCGTCGGGCGCACCCGCTCGGGGTCGTGCCCGGCCCGGGCGAAGATGGCGCGGGCCAGCCCGAACCAGGTGGTCTCGCCGCTGGCCGTGCCGTGGTAGACGCCGGGCGGCGCGTCGGCGAGCGCCAGGTCGACCAGGCGCTCCGCGAGCGCCCACGACCAGGTCGGCTGCCCCCGCTGGTCGTCGACCACGTCGAGCGTCTCCCGTTCGCCGGCCAGCCGCAGCATCGTGGTGACGAAGTTGCGGCCGTGCGCGCCGTAGAGCCAGGCCGTGCGCACCACGTACCCGCCGGCGGCCAGGACGGCCTCCTCACCGGCGAGCTTGCCCCGGCCGTACGCGTTGATCGGGTCGGTCGGCGCGTCCTCGGGGTACGGCGAGGTGGCGTCGCCGCGGAACACGTAGTCGGTGGAGACGTGCACCAGCCTCGCACCGCTCGCCTCGGCCGCGCGGGCCAGGTTTGCGGCGCCGTGGCCGTTGACCGCGGTGGCCTCGGCCTCGCGCTCCTCGGCGCCGTCGACGTCGGTCCAGGCGGCCGCGTTGAGCACCACGTCGTGGCCGGTGACGGCGGCGCGGACGGCGGCCTCGTCGCGCACGTCGAGGTCGGCGCGGGCGAGCGCGGTCACCTCAAGCTCGGGACGGTGCTTGAGCACGCCGAGCAGGTCATGTCCGAGCATGCCGCCCGAGCCGGTGACGAGGACCCGCCGCGCCTGCCACGCACCGCCGCCGTGGTCGATGCCGCTCATCCCTTGAGGGGCTCCCACCACGCGCGGTTGTCCCGGTACCAGGCGACCGTCTCGGCCAGGCCGCGGGTGAGGTCGACCGTCGGCGCGTACCCCAGCTCCTGGCTGATCTTGGTGATGTCGAGGCTGTAGCGGCGGTCGTGGCCCTTGCGGTCGGGCACCGGCCGCACCGACTCCCAGGTGGCGCCGCACGCCTCGACCAGGCGCTCGGTCAGCTCCTTGTTGGTGAGCTCGGTGCCGCCGCCGATGTGGTAGACCTCGCCCGGCCGCCCCTTGTCCTGCACGAGCGCGATGCCACGGCAGTGGTCGTGCACGTGCAGCCAGTCGCGGACGTTGCCGCCGTCGCCGTAGAGCGGCACGGTGCCGCCGTCCAGCAGGTTGGTGACGAAGAGCGGGATGACCTTCTCCGGGTACTGGTGGTGCCCGTAGTTGTTGGAGCAGCGGGTGACCACCACGTCGAGCCCGTGCGTGCGGAAGTACGCGAGCGCGAGCAGGTCGGAGCCGGCCTTGGAGGCCGAGTACGGAGAGTTGGGGGCGAGCGGCCAGTCCTCGGTCCACGAGCCGTGCTCGATCGACCCGTACACCTCGTCGGTGCTCACGTGCACGAACCGTCCCGTGCCGTGCTTGAGCGCCGCGTCCAGCAGCGTCTGGGTGCCCAGCACGTTTGTCGTCACGAACGGCGCGGCACCGGCGATCGAGCGGTCGACGTGCGACTCGGCCGCGAAGTGCACGATCACGTCGTGACCGGGCACCACGTCCTCGACCAGCGCGGCGTCGCAGATGTCGCCCTGCACGAAGCGGAGGCGGGGGTCGTCGCGCACCGGGTCGAGATTGGCCAGATTGCCCGAGTAGGTGAGCTTGTCGAGCACGGTGACCGCGGTCGGCGCGGCGGCCGGGAGCGTGCCGCGCAACAGCTCGCGCACGTACTCCGACCCGATGAACCCGGCTCCGCCGGTGACGAGGAGTCTCACGAGGTCCGCAGTCTACGCGACGTAATCACCGGTCGCCCTGTCGGCAGCACGACTTCCGCGGCGCCGCTAAGGTACCGGGGTGCGCGGAATCCTTCTCGCCGGCGGCACCGGCTCCCGGCTGTGGCCGATCACCCGGGCGGTCTCGAAGCAGCTGATGCCGGTCTTCGACAAGCCGATGATCTACTACCCCCTCACCACGCTGGTGATGGCCGGGATCCGCGAGATCCTGATCATCACGACCCCGAGGACCAGCCGCAGTTCCAGCGGCTGCTGGGCGACGGCTCGCAGTGGGGCCTCGACCTTCGCTACGCGGCGCAGCCGCGGCCCGAGGGCATCGCGCAGGCGTTCGTCATCGGGGCGGACTTCATCGGCGACCAGCCGGTGGCGCTCATCCTCGGCGACAACATCTTCCACGGCGTGGGCCTGGGCCACCAGCTGGCCAGCCACGACGACGTGGCCGGCGGGCGGGTGTTCGCGTACCCGGTGGCCAACCCGGAGGCGTACGGGGTGGTCGAGTTCGACGCCGACGGGCGGGTGCTGTCGATCGAGGAGAAGCCGGACCGCCCCAAGTCCCGGTACGTGGTGCCCGGCCTCTACTTCTACGACAACCGCGTGGTCGAGATCTCCCGCGCCCTCAAGCCCTCCGACCGGGGCGAGCTGGAGATCACCGCGGTCAACGAGGCGTACCGCGAGAGGGGCGAGCTGTCGGTCACCGTGCTCGACCGGGGGACCGCGTGGCTGGACACCGGGACGTTCACGTCGCTGATGCAGGCGGCCGAGTTCGTGCGGGTGATCGAGGAGCGGCAGGGCCTCAAGATCGGCTGTGTCGAGGAGGTCGCCTGGCGTGCCGGGTTCCTCTCCGCCGAGCAGCTGCGCGACCTGGCCGGCCCGCTGACCAAGAGCGGCTACGGCGACTACCTGCTGGGCCTGCTCGACGACGCGTGACGTGATGAGGGTCGCGGTCGTCGGCGCCGGAGTCGTCGGGCTGTCAGCCACCGCCGCGCTGCTCGACCGCGGCGTCGACGCGGTGTGCCTGGAGCGGACCGGACCCATGGCCGAGCGGTCCACCGGCTCGTCGCGGATCTTCCGCCTGGCACACGGCAGCGCCGACCTCGTCGCGCTCGCCCGGGACGCCCGCGCCGGCTGGGCGCGCTGGAGCGAAGCCGCCGGGCGGCCGCTGGTCCGGGACGTCGGCTGCCTGGTCAGTGGCGCCACCACGCTGGAGTGGACGGCGGCGATGCGCAAGGCCGCCGCGCCGTACACGGTCGCCGGCTCCGACTGGCCCGACCTCGGCCTGCCGGTCCGGCGCGCGCCGGACGTGATCCTGCACGATCCGACCGGCGGCGTGATCGACGCCGAGGGCGCCGGGAGCCACCTCGCCGGCCGGGTGGGCGGCGCGCTGCGGATCGCCACCGTGTACGGGCTGGAGGAGCGGGGCACCGGCGCCCGCGTCTACACCTCCGGCGGCCCGCTCGACGTCGACGCGGTGCTGATCGCGGCCGGCGCGGGCACCTCGCCGCTGGCCGCGCGGGTGGGCATCTACACGCCGGCGGTGCTGGCGCACCACGTGCGCTTCACGTTCGCCACCACCCGGACCGGGCCGCTGCGCAGCTGGATCGACCAGAGCCCCGGCCGCATGGGCACGTACCAGCACATGGCCGGGCCCGGCCGGTGGGTGGTCGGCGGCCTGCTCGACTACGCGGCCATCGCCTGGGAGGCGGGGCGGGACGAGGCCACCCGCGTGTCCCGCGAGGCGGTGCTGGCGTACGTGCGCGATCACCTCGACGGGGTGGAGCCGGCGGTCCTGGACGAGCTGTACTGCACCACGATGGCCGAGCTCGGCGACGGGTTCCACCTGCGCCGGCGCGGGCCGTTCACGGCTGTGTACGGTGACAATCTGTTCAAGTTCGCCCCGCTGCTCGGCGACCTGCTGGCCGCCGCGGTGACCGAGGGTACGGAGGACGAGGTCGACCATGTCTAGGCGTGCCCGGTTGCGGTCCGCTGGCCTGGTCTGACAGGCTTACCGCCCGTGCAGCAGGAGAAGCCGAGCACCCAGGGTGCCGACTACACCGACCGGCTCCAGAAGGTGACCGGCGCCCGGTGGAAGCAGGTCCTCGACGTCCAGCGTCCGTACCGGTGGAACATCCGCCGCCTCAAGCTCGGGCGCACCCTCGACGTGGGCTGCGGCCTGGGTCGCAACCTCGCCCACCTCGGCGGAAACGGGGTGGGCGTCGACCACAACCCGACCTCCGTCGAGGTCGCGCGGTCGCAGGGCTTCGAGGCGTACACGATCAACGAGTTCTTCGAGACCGACCGCGCCGCGACGTTCGACTCGATGCTCGCCGCCCACCTGCTGGAGCACATGCCCGAGGAGCAGGCCCGCAAGGTCGTCGAGTCGTACCTGCCCTGCGTGAGGCCGGGCGGCAAGGCGGTCTTCATCACCCCGCAGGAGCGGGGGTACGCCAGCGACGCCACCCACGTGCGCTTCGTGGGCTTCGCCGAGGCGGCCGCGATGTGCCGCGACCTGGGGCTGACCGTGGAGAAGCAGTACTCGTTCCCGTTCCCGCGGTTCATGGGCAAGCTCTTCACGTACAACGAGTTCGTCACCGTGGCGCGGTTCCCGTCATGAAGATCCGGCCGCTCAGCATCGAGGGCGCGTGGGAGATCACGCCCCAGCAGCACTCCGACGCGCGTGGCGCCTTCCTGGAGTGGTACCGCTTCGATCGCCTCGCCGAGGTGGTCGGGCACCCGCTCAACCTGGCGCAGGCCAACCTCTCCATCTCGGCGCGCGGCGTGGTGCGCGGCATCCACTTCGCCGACGTGCCGCCCGGCCAGGCCAAGTACGTGACGTGCACGCGCGGCGCGGTCGTCGACGTGATCGTGGACATCCGGGTCGGCTCGCCCACTTTCGGCAGGTGGGAGGGGGTCCGCCTGGACGACGTGGACCGCAAGGCGGTGTACCTCAGCGAGGGGATCGGCCACGGCTACTGCGCGCTGACCGACGAGCCTGAGTTCGTGTACCTGTGCTCCAGCACGTACAACCCGACGGCTGAGCACACGGTCAACCCGCTCGACCCCGAGCTCGGCATCGAGTGGCCGGCCGAGGTGCCGATCTTGTCCCCGCGGGACGAGGCGGCGCCGAGCCTGGCGCAGGCGCGGGCCGACGGGATCTTGCCGTCGTACGACACGTGCCGCGAGTACGCCGAAACCTTGCGTCAGGAGTGACGTTCCGGGCCTTCGGACGGCTAGTGTCTGTTCATGAGCGGGAGCCGTGAGGCTACGGGCATTGCGTCCGACGGCGGACGAGCGCCGAGCGGCGGAGCGGGGTAGGCATGGAACGACGAATCTTCGGGCTCGAGACCGAGTACGGCGTCACCTGTACCTACCGCGGGCAGCGGCGGTTGTCCCCGGACGAGGTGGCCCGCTACCTGTTCCGCCGGGTGGTGTCGTGGGGGCGTTCCAGTAACGTCTTCCTCCGCAACGGGGCCCGGCTCTACCTGGACGTCGGCTCCCACCCGGAGTACGCCACGCCCGAGTGCGACTCCGTCGCCGACCTCGTCGCGCACGACCGGGCCGGTGAGCGGATCCTGGAGGGCCTGCTGGTCGACGCCGAGAAGCGGCTGCACGACGAGGGCATCGCCGGCGAGATCTACCTGTTCAAAAACAACACCGACTCCGCCGGCAACTCGTACGGGTGCCACGAAAACTACCTCGTCTCCCGGCACGGCGAGTTCGGCCGGCTGGCGGACGTGCTCATCCCGTTCCTGGTCACCCGGCAGCTGATCTGCGGCGCCGGCAAGGTGCTGCAGACCCCGCGCGGCGCCGTCTACTGCCTGTCCCAGCGGGCCGAGCACATCTGGGAGGGCGTCTCCTCGGCCACCACGCGCAGCCGCCCGATCATCAACACCCGGGACGAGCCGCACGCGGACGCCGAGCGGTACCGCCGGCTGCACGTGATCGTCGGCGACTCGAACATGAACGAGGTCACCACCCTCCTCAAGGTCGGCAGCGCCGACATCGTGCTCCGCATGATCGAGGCCGGCGTGGTGATGCGCGACCTGTCGCTGGAAAACCCGATCCGGGCCATCCGCGAGGTCTCGCACGACGTCACCGGCCGCCGCAAGGTCCGCCTGGCCTCCAACAAGGAGGTCAGCGCCCTGGAGATCCAGCAGGAGTACCTGGCGAAGGCCACCGAGTTCGTCGAGCGCCGCGGCGGCGACCAGACCGCCAAGCGCGTGGTCGAGCTGTGGGGCCGGGTGCTGCGCGCGGTCGAGACCGGCGACCTCGAGCCGGTGTCCCGCGAGATCGACTGGGTGAGCAAGCTCAAGCTGATCGAGCGGTACCAGGAGAAGCACGACCTGCCGCTCTCGCACCCGCGGGTCGCCCAGATGGACCTCGCCTACCACGACCTGCGCCGCGGCCGCGGTCTCTACGGGCTGCTGGAGCGGCGCGGCCAGGTCGACCGCGTGGCCACCGACCTGGAGATCTTCGAGGCGAAGGAGACCCCGCCGCAGACCACGCGGGCCCGGCTGCGCGGCGAGTTCATCCGTCACGCGCAGGAGAAGCGCCGCGACTTCACCGTCGACTGGGTGCACCTGAAGCTGAACGACCAGGCGCAGCGCACGGTGTTGTGCAAGGACCCGTTCCGCGCGTACGACGAGCGGGTGGAGCGGCTGATCGCCAGCATGTGAGACTTGGTACCGCCATGACTGATGCCTCCCCTCCACCCCGTAAGCCCGGCCTCGTCCAGCGGCGCAAGCAGAAGATCGCCGACGAGATCTCCCGCAACCGCCGCGGCGAGTACAGCGTGCCCACGTGGGTGCTCGCCCTGATCCTCGGCGTCTTCCTGGCCGCCTGGATCGGCCTGATCGTCATTTCTTAAAGACCCGGGCACATCACACCCGCCCGCGCGCGCTACGACAGCAGGGCCGCCGCGTGGCGACCGGCCGCGGCGGCGGCGAGGAAGTACCACGGGTCGGCGTCCAGGCCGCGGCCCATTGTGGACAGTGGCACCGGCGAGGCCTTGAGTGCTGCCTCCAGGCCGTCCACCGCCACGTGGACGATCCGGTGGCGGGCCGACAGTGTCTCCAGCGCGTCCTCGACGGCAAACGGCAGGGGAGTGGGCAGGACCACGTCCGCCGGCGCGAGGGCGACCCGGCCGTACGCCGTCAGGCTGTGGTGCGAGATCCCCCGGTGCCGCGGGCGGGGGTCGGCGTCGGACAGGCGCAGGGAGGCCACGGGGCGGCCGCCGAGCACCGCGGCCGCGTTCACCGCCTCGCCGGCGGCCACGCCGCTGAATCCCCACGCGGTGCCGGTACCCAGGTTGCCCGGTCCCTGTGCGACCACCGTGACGTCCGCGCGGAGTACGTGCCGTGCGGCCAGCAGTCCGCTGTGGACGGTGGTGGCCTCCAGGTCGCCGCCGAAGGACTGGCCGACCGTGACCGTGCCGGCGAGGTGGCCCCGCAGGCCGTCGAGCGTGCGGGAGAACCACGCGGGCAGCGCGCCGCCGTCGGTCATGACGTAGGCGACCGAAGGGCCGGGCCCGATGCCGGCCTGCACCGCCGGGAGCGCGGAGTGCAGGTCCGCCACCACGACCGGCATGCCGTCGATCGAGTCGGCGGACTCCATGACCGCGCGGTGCGGCGAGGCCTCCTCGTCGACGCCGAGCACGATCGCCTGCAGCGGCGTGTAGCGGGCCTTCACGAGGTGGCCGGACTCGCGCGTGGCGGGCGCCGGGGGATCGGGCGGCAGGCGGTCGGGGAGGGCGACCACCAGCGCGTACCCGCCGGTGCCCAGGCCCATCTCCAGGGCGCCGACGTTGAGCAGGACCCGGTCGCCCACCGCCGGCTCGCCGACGAGGGCGGGGTAGGCCAGCGCGCGGACCGGTGCGGAGCCGACGAGCACCTCCAGCGTGCGGACGCCGTTCCAGCTACGACCGAGGGACGCGACCACGCCGGAACGCCACCGAACCACGCCTACGCTCATGGACGTCACCTAACCACGGCGCCTTGTGGGGTCGAGAAAGACGTACCGGATGCCGGCGTACCGGCTCCTCAGGCGGCGCTCGGCCTCGTCGGCGGCGGCCTCGATGTCGGCGCCGGTGGCGTCGTCGGCGAAGTCGACCTTCGCGGCGACCAGGACCTCGGTAGGCCCCAGCTGCATCGTCAGGAGCGTCTCGATGCGCTCGACGGTGGGGATCTCGGCGAGCTCTTCCTCGATCATCCGGCGGATGCGCGGGGTGGCGGCGCGGCCGACCAGCAGCGAGATGTTGCTGCGGGCGAGCGTGGTGGCGGCGACCAGCAGCAGCAGGCCGATCGCGACGGACGCCAGGCCGTCCCACATCTCGTCGCCGGTGGCCTGGGACAGGCCGAGGCCGGCGCCGGCCAGCAGCAGGCCGACCAGCGCGGCGCTGTCCTCCAGGAAGACGGCCTTGATGGTGGTGTCCGGGGTCACCCGCAGGAAGCGGGCCGGGGTGACCCGCCACCGCCGCGCCGAGTTGCGGACCTGCCGCACCGCGCGGGTCAGGGAGATGCCCTCGATGACGAACGAGACGGCCAGCACCACGTAGGCCACCAGGTACTCGCCGCTGTGCTCACCCGAGCGGATCGTGTGCACACCGTGCGTGATGGAGAAGCCGGCCCCCGCCACGAACGTGAACAGCGCCGCGAGGAACGCCCAGACGTAGCTCTCCTTGCCGTACCCGAAGGGGTGCCGCTCGTCCGCCGGGTGCACGCCGCGCCGCAGCGCGGTGAAGAGCAGCACCTCCGTCGTCGTGTCGGCGAGCGAGTGGGCGGCCTCCGACATCATCGCCGCGGAGCCGGAGATGAGGCCCGCGGCCAGCTTGGCGGCGGCGATCGCGAGGTTGGCGATGCCGGCGACGATGACGGTGCCGACGCTCTCCGACTCGGCCCCGCCCTCGGCCAGGCGCGCGTTGAGGTCCGAGGGCAGCGGTGTGGGGCGGCTGTCCGACACGTGCAGATTGTGCCTCACCCGGACGAAACCGTCCGGGCGACGCGGCGTGGGGGAGGCCGTACGGGCGTGCGAATGAGGCTAGAGTCGTGTGCGTGTCGCGGTCACGGACGGAGCGCCTGGTAAACCTGGTGATCTGCCTTCTCTCGACGCGGCGGTTCCTGACCGCCGCGCAGATCGCCGCCACCGTGCCGGGCTACGAGCACAACCCCGACGACCCGCGCGACCACGAGGCGTTCCAGCGCAAGTTCGAGCGCGACAAGGCGGAGCTGCGGGAGCTGGGCGTGCCGCTGGAGACGGGCACCGCGAGCGTCTTCGACGCCGAGCCCGGCTACCGGATCGCCGCCCGGGAGTATGCGCTGCCCGACATCCAGCTCGAGCCCGACGAGGCCGCCGCGGTGGGCATCGCCGCGCGGCTGTGGCGGCACGCGGGCCTCGCGGCGGCCGCCTCGTCCGGCCTGGCCAAGCTTCGTGCGGCCGGCATCGACATCGACCCGTCGGCGACGCTCGGCGTGGAGCCGGTGGTCACCGTCGACCCGGCGTTCGCGCCGCTCACCACCGCCGCCCGCGACCGCCGCACGGTGGCCTTCGACTACCGGGTGCCGGAGGGCGACGGCCCGACCAGCCGCCGGCTGCAGCCGTGGGGCGTGGTCTGCTGGCGCGGCCGGTGGTATGTGGTGGGCCACGACCTCGACCGCGAGGCCACCCGCTGCTTCCGGCTGTCCCGGATCGTGGGGCAGGTGCGGCTGACCGGCAAGCCCGGTGCGTACGAGCCGCCCACCGGCGTCGACCTC is from Phytohabitans houttuyneae and encodes:
- the pafA gene encoding Pup--protein ligase, yielding MERRIFGLETEYGVTCTYRGQRRLSPDEVARYLFRRVVSWGRSSNVFLRNGARLYLDVGSHPEYATPECDSVADLVAHDRAGERILEGLLVDAEKRLHDEGIAGEIYLFKNNTDSAGNSYGCHENYLVSRHGEFGRLADVLIPFLVTRQLICGAGKVLQTPRGAVYCLSQRAEHIWEGVSSATTRSRPIINTRDEPHADAERYRRLHVIVGDSNMNEVTTLLKVGSADIVLRMIEAGVVMRDLSLENPIRAIREVSHDVTGRRKVRLASNKEVSALEIQQEYLAKATEFVERRGGDQTAKRVVELWGRVLRAVETGDLEPVSREIDWVSKLKLIERYQEKHDLPLSHPRVAQMDLAYHDLRRGRGLYGLLERRGQVDRVATDLEIFEAKETPPQTTRARLRGEFIRHAQEKRRDFTVDWVHLKLNDQAQRTVLCKDPFRAYDERVERLIASM
- a CDS encoding DUF3866 family protein, coding for MVRWRSGVVASLGRSWNGVRTLEVLVGSAPVRALAYPALVGEPAVGDRVLLNVGALEMGLGTGGYALVVALPDRLPPDPPAPATRESGHLVKARYTPLQAIVLGVDEEASPHRAVMESADSIDGMPVVVADLHSALPAVQAGIGPGPSVAYVMTDGGALPAWFSRTLDGLRGHLAGTVTVGQSFGGDLEATTVHSGLLAARHVLRADVTVVAQGPGNLGTGTAWGFSGVAAGEAVNAAAVLGGRPVASLRLSDADPRPRHRGISHHSLTAYGRVALAPADVVLPTPLPFAVEDALETLSARHRIVHVAVDGLEAALKASPVPLSTMGRGLDADPWYFLAAAAAGRHAAALLS
- a CDS encoding cation diffusion facilitator family transporter, producing MAEGGAESESVGTVIVAGIANLAIAAAKLAAGLISGSAAMMSEAAHSLADTTTEVLLFTALRRGVHPADERHPFGYGKESYVWAFLAALFTFVAGAGFSITHGVHTIRSGEHSGEYLVAYVVLAVSFVIEGISLTRAVRQVRNSARRWRVTPARFLRVTPDTTIKAVFLEDSAALVGLLLAGAGLGLSQATGDEMWDGLASVAIGLLLLVAATTLARSNISLLVGRAATPRIRRMIEEELAEIPTVERIETLLTMQLGPTEVLVAAKVDFADDATGADIEAAADEAERRLRSRYAGIRYVFLDPTRRRG
- a CDS encoding helix-turn-helix transcriptional regulator, which produces MSRSRTERLVNLVICLLSTRRFLTAAQIAATVPGYEHNPDDPRDHEAFQRKFERDKAELRELGVPLETGTASVFDAEPGYRIAAREYALPDIQLEPDEAAAVGIAARLWRHAGLAAAASSGLAKLRAAGIDIDPSATLGVEPVVTVDPAFAPLTTAARDRRTVAFDYRVPEGDGPTSRRLQPWGVVCWRGRWYVVGHDLDREATRCFRLSRIVGQVRLTGKPGAYEPPTGVDLISHVARWSGPVERTGRATVLVRPGRAAGLRRWAREVEPTGDGDKLVLPFGDAESFAASLVGYGADVRVLDPPEVREAVIQRLKEIATRHEAASVSAR